One window of Triticum dicoccoides isolate Atlit2015 ecotype Zavitan chromosome 5A, WEW_v2.0, whole genome shotgun sequence genomic DNA carries:
- the LOC119301992 gene encoding vacuolar protein sorting-associated protein 52 A-like, with translation MEVIPAAAAHDGQKQRFDLGVFVGDLPLDDDDAASDNESLEGLQQELEDCKNDQEVANILANGIKMRDYTKGVENSIRQVELDSIQDYITESENLVLLHDQISDCDNILSQMETVLTGFQTEIGSISSEIKVLQEKSMDMGLKLRNRKATESKLSKFVEDIIVPPRMIDIIVDGEVNDEYMKTLEILSKKIKFIEADSMVKTSKALKDVQPEVERLRQKAVSKIFEFIIQKFYALRKPKTNIQILQQSVLKYKYTIVFLKEHAKEIYAEVRTAYIDTMNKVLSAHFRAYIQALEKLQLDIATSTDLLGVETRSTGYLFSIGKEPLKARSSVFALGERINVLKDIEQPALIPHISEAKSQKYPYEVLFRSLQKLLIDTATSEYLFSDDFFGEESLFQDIFAGPIQVVDEYFDAVLLNCYDAIGIMLMIRIIHQHQLIMFKRRIPCLDSYLDKVNMSLWPRFKMVFDLHLSSLRNANIKTLWEDDVHPHYVTRRYAEFTASLVHLNVEYGDGQLDLNLERLRMAIEDLLVKLAKMFPKPKMQTVFLINNYDLTIAVLKEAGTEGGKTQLHFEEVLKSNIAIYVEEVLLEHFSDLIKFVKTRTSEDPASSSDKANIGDVEPLVKDFANRWKAAIELMHKDVITSFSNFLCGMEILKAALTQLLLYYTRLTECVKRVNGGSALNKDLVSISSILYEIKKYSRTF, from the exons ATGGAGGTCATCCCAGCTGCGGCAGCGCACGACGGGCAGAAGCAGAGGTTCGACCTCGGGGTCTTCGTCGGCGACCTCCccctcgacgacgacgacgcggccag TGACAACGAGTCGCTGGAGGGGCTGCAGCAGGAGCTCGAGGACTGCAAGAACGACCAG GAAGTAGCAAACATCCTGGCTAATGGCATCAAGATGCGTGATTACACAAAAGGTGTCGAGAACAGCATACGCCAAGTTGAGCTTGATTCCATCCAG GATTACATTACAGAAAGCGAAAACCTTGTGTTGCTGCATGATCAGATCTCTGATTGCGATAATATTCTGTCACAAATGGAAACCGTTCTAACTGGATTCCAG ACAGAAATTGGTTCTATAAGTTCAGAGATAAAGGTACTTCAGGAGAAATCTATGGACATGGGATTAAAGTTGAGAAACCGTAAG GCTACAGAATCGAAACTGTCAAAATTTGTTGAGGATATAATAGTACCTCCAAGAATGATCGATATAATTGTTGATGGAGAG GTTAACGATGAATACATGAAAACACTTGAGATTCTAAGCAAAAAAATCAAATTCATTGAAGCTGATTCGATGGTTAAAACATCGAAGGCTCTCAAAGATGTTCAGCCTGAGGTTGAGAGACTTCGGCAGAAAGCAGTATCAAAG ATTTTTGAGTTTATCATCCAAAAGTTCTATGCCTTGAGAAAACCGAAAACAAACATTCAGATTCTACAGCAGAGTGTCCTTAAATACAA ATACACAATCGTTTTCCTTAAGGAACATGCTAAGGAGATATATGCGGAAGTTCGCACGGCTTACATTGATACCATGAATAAG GTTCTGAGTGCACATTTTCGTGCCTATATACAAGCTTTAGAGAAATTACAGCTGGATATAGCAACCTCCACTGACTTACTTGGAGTTGAAACTAGAAGTACAGGATACCTTTTCTCCATTGGAAAAGAACCTCTGAAAGCCCGTTCTTCGGTGTTTGCTCTTGGTGAAAGAATAAATGTCTTAAAG GATATTGAGCAGCCTGCATTGATACCTCATATATCTGAAGCTAAGTCACAGAAGTATCCATATGAAGTTCTTTTCAGAAGCTTACAAAAACTTCTGATTGATACAGCTACTTCTGA GTACCTTTTCTCGGATGATTTCTTTGGTGAAGAATCTTTATTCCAAGATATATTTGCTG GACCAATTCAAGTTGTTGATGAATATTTCGATGCTGTACTTCTGAACTGCTACGATGCAATAGGAATAATGCTTATGATTCGGATAATTCATCAGCACCAG CTTATCATGTTTAAGCGGCGAATTCCATGTTTGGACTCGTACCTAGACAAG GTTAACATGTCACTTTGGCCTCGCTTCAAGATGGTCTTTGACTTGCATTTGAGCAGCTTGCGGAATGCTAATATTAAGACTCTTTGGGAGGATGATGTGCATCCTCACTATGTAACAAGAAGATATGCTGAATTTACAGCGTCTCTTGTTCATCTCAATGTTGAATATGGGGATGGTCAG CTTGATCTAAATCTTGAGCGATTACGGATGGCTATTGAAGACTTGCTTGTTAAGTTGGCCAAGATGTTCCCTAAACCAAAGATGCAAACTGTTTTCCTGATAAACAACTATGATTTAACAATTGCTGTATTGAAG GAAGCTGGCACTGAGGGTGGAAAAACACAACTTCACTTCGAGGAGGTTCTTAAGAGCAATATTGCAATATATGTG GAGGAAGTGCTTCTGGAGCATTTCTCTGACTTGATCAAGTTTGTCAAAACGCGTACAT CGGAAGACCCTGCCTCGAGTTCGGACAAGGCCAACATTGGCGACGTAGAGCCATTGGTGAAGGATTTTGCGAACCGATGGAAGGCCGCGATCGAGCTGATGCACAAGGATGTCATCACATCCTTCAGCAACTTCTTGTGTGGGATGGAGATCCTGAAAGCGGCCCTCACGCAGCTGCTCCTGTACTACACGAGGCTGACCGAGTGCGTCAAGAGGGTCAACGGTGGGTCCGCCCTCAACAAGGACCTGGTCTCCATATCCTCCATCCTGTACGAGATCAAGAAATACTCTAGGACCTTTTAG